Proteins co-encoded in one Arthrobacter alpinus genomic window:
- a CDS encoding DUF4229 domain-containing protein produces the protein MAFFKYSLIRGVLFMAFFLVAYLWIGLQPFSAAVIAALCAFVVSFIFLRKQRDGATSVVADRFAPNASTTQSAAALADAEAEDALIDENPDVWIDADRKPSADKNE, from the coding sequence GTGGCTTTCTTCAAATACTCCCTGATCCGCGGCGTGCTCTTTATGGCGTTCTTCCTCGTCGCCTACCTATGGATAGGACTTCAGCCCTTCTCGGCGGCCGTGATTGCTGCCCTGTGCGCCTTCGTGGTCAGCTTCATTTTCCTGCGCAAGCAGCGTGACGGTGCCACCTCGGTTGTGGCCGATCGCTTCGCTCCGAACGCCAGCACCACCCAGTCGGCCGCGGCTTTGGCCGACGCCGAGGCTGAAGACGCTCTCATTGACGAGAACCCTGATGTCTGGATTGACGCCGACCGCAAGCCTTCCGCGGACAAGAACGAATAA
- a CDS encoding 1,4-dihydroxy-2-naphthoate polyprenyltransferase — MATVGQWIAGARLRTLPMAVAPVIIGTAAAYDLGALHWGRAILAMLVALLLQIGVNYANDYSDGIRGTDEVRVGPLRLVGSGVAKPQHVKMAAFTMFGLAMLAGLGLVLASSAWWLLLVGAGAVLAAWGYTGGKNPYGYMGLGDVFVFVFFGPVATLGTTFTQAGQVSQAAVLGSIATGLIAVALLMANNVRDIPTDTEVGKRTLAVRLGDKNARLSYVVMLALSLALMMFLVPAKPWILLVLLLVPFMLMPSWLMLQGKQRKSLIPVLQQTGLINLGFSVLFAVAMVLTAL, encoded by the coding sequence GTGGCCACTGTGGGTCAATGGATTGCCGGAGCCCGTCTGAGGACCCTCCCCATGGCAGTGGCTCCGGTCATTATCGGTACGGCCGCAGCCTATGATCTTGGTGCTTTGCACTGGGGGCGCGCAATTTTGGCGATGTTGGTCGCCCTGCTCCTCCAGATTGGTGTGAACTACGCCAACGATTACTCCGATGGCATCCGCGGCACCGACGAGGTCAGGGTTGGTCCGCTGCGCCTCGTGGGAAGCGGAGTGGCCAAGCCGCAGCACGTGAAGATGGCGGCGTTCACCATGTTCGGGCTGGCCATGCTGGCCGGCTTGGGCTTGGTCCTCGCCTCCAGCGCATGGTGGCTGCTGCTGGTGGGAGCCGGCGCGGTTCTTGCAGCGTGGGGTTACACCGGAGGGAAGAATCCCTACGGATACATGGGCCTCGGCGATGTCTTCGTCTTTGTGTTCTTCGGCCCCGTGGCCACGTTGGGCACCACCTTCACCCAAGCCGGGCAGGTGAGCCAAGCGGCAGTGTTGGGGTCCATCGCAACGGGACTGATCGCCGTCGCACTTTTGATGGCTAACAATGTCCGCGACATTCCCACGGATACCGAAGTCGGCAAGCGAACTCTCGCCGTGCGGCTCGGGGACAAAAATGCGCGGCTCAGCTATGTGGTGATGTTGGCATTGTCGCTGGCGCTCATGATGTTCCTGGTGCCGGCCAAGCCGTGGATCTTGTTGGTGCTGTTGCTGGTGCCGTTCATGCTGATGCCCAGCTGGCTCATGCTTCAGGGGAAACAGCGCAAGTCCCTGATCCCAGTGCTGCAGCAGACAGGGCTGATCAACTTGGGCTTCAGTGTTCTGTTCGCCGTGGCCATGGTGCTGACCGCACTGTAG
- a CDS encoding AMP-binding protein has protein sequence MNLEPLLKALSDALHGEGPAVQIAPDGSFTLIPQSELGLAEGSETEIAAVVLTSGSTGTPKRTMLSVEALAASSVGTAMALSGEGQWLLALPMNYVAGLQVLVRSLFAGTRPWAMDLSGGFTPEAFTEAALELTDKMRFTSLVPTQLSRLLTNPSAETLTVLRRFNAILLGGGPMNPVLLEAARGAGLNVITTYGMSETCGGCVYDGVPLEGVRLAIRDGRVWLGGDVVAAGYLGDAALTSVSFTEEADDGEMVRWYESGDLGELDDEGRLRVLGRADDVIITGGLKVSPGAVTDGLHRVQGVREAIVLPVPSVEWGQQVAAMVVASCTEAELLAAAGALLEPHLVPKTVVFVSELPLLPNGKPDRSAILAALTGAAQAA, from the coding sequence ATGAACCTCGAACCCCTGCTCAAGGCACTCTCCGACGCACTGCACGGCGAGGGCCCCGCAGTCCAGATCGCCCCTGACGGCAGCTTCACGCTCATCCCCCAAAGCGAGCTGGGACTCGCCGAAGGAAGCGAAACCGAGATTGCCGCCGTCGTACTTACCTCGGGGAGCACGGGCACACCCAAGCGGACCATGCTCAGTGTTGAGGCGCTGGCGGCGTCGTCCGTGGGCACGGCCATGGCGCTGTCCGGCGAGGGTCAGTGGCTACTCGCGCTACCCATGAATTACGTGGCCGGGCTGCAAGTTCTGGTGCGCAGCCTGTTCGCCGGAACCCGCCCGTGGGCCATGGATCTGAGCGGCGGATTCACCCCCGAAGCGTTCACCGAGGCCGCCCTTGAGCTGACCGACAAAATGCGTTTCACCTCTCTGGTCCCCACGCAACTCAGCCGCCTGCTGACCAACCCGAGCGCCGAAACGCTGACCGTTTTGCGCCGTTTCAACGCGATTCTGCTCGGCGGCGGCCCCATGAACCCCGTGCTGCTCGAGGCCGCGCGCGGTGCCGGGCTGAACGTGATCACCACCTATGGCATGAGCGAAACCTGCGGCGGTTGCGTGTACGACGGCGTCCCGCTCGAGGGCGTGCGCCTGGCCATCCGTGACGGCCGGGTCTGGCTCGGCGGTGACGTGGTGGCCGCCGGGTATCTGGGCGATGCCGCTCTCACTTCCGTCTCCTTCACTGAGGAAGCGGACGACGGCGAGATGGTGCGTTGGTATGAAAGCGGCGACTTGGGCGAGCTGGATGACGAGGGACGGCTGCGTGTGCTGGGCCGAGCTGATGACGTCATCATCACCGGCGGGTTGAAAGTTTCGCCCGGAGCCGTGACGGATGGTTTGCACCGGGTGCAGGGTGTCCGCGAGGCAATTGTGCTTCCCGTTCCATCCGTTGAGTGGGGCCAGCAGGTCGCCGCGATGGTGGTCGCTTCATGCACCGAGGCCGAATTGCTGGCCGCCGCCGGGGCGTTGCTGGAGCCGCATCTGGTCCCTAAGACTGTGGTGTTCGTCTCCGAGTTGCCGCTGCTACCCAACGGAAAGCCCGATAGATCGGCAATTTTGGCCGCGTTGACCGGTGCTGCGCAAGCAGCCTGA
- a CDS encoding 1,4-dihydroxy-2-naphthoyl-CoA synthase, with the protein MNATNLPPQVSDIFDPTRWRVVEGFDFTDMTYHRQVERSEDGEIIKDLPTVRIAFNRPEVRNAFRPGTVDELYRAMDHARMTPDVATVLLTGNGPSPKDGGHSFCSGGDQRIRGRDGYRYAEGETKETIDPARAGRLHILEVQRLMRTMPKVVIAVVNGWAAGGGHSLHVVSDLTIASREHGKFKQTDATVGSFDAGYGSALLARQIGQKNARAIFFLAREYSADDMVTMGAVNEAVAHQDLENVALEYAADIARQSPQAIRMLKFAFNMADDGLAGQQVFAGEATRMAYMTDEAVEGKEAFLEKRDPDWSSFPYYF; encoded by the coding sequence GTGAACGCAACGAATCTTCCTCCCCAGGTATCTGACATCTTCGATCCCACCCGCTGGCGCGTGGTTGAGGGCTTCGACTTCACTGACATGACCTACCACCGCCAGGTGGAACGCAGCGAAGACGGTGAGATCATCAAGGACCTCCCCACCGTCCGCATCGCCTTCAACCGCCCAGAGGTACGCAATGCGTTCCGCCCCGGCACGGTCGACGAGCTGTACCGCGCCATGGACCACGCCCGCATGACCCCGGACGTCGCAACCGTTCTTTTGACTGGCAACGGCCCCTCCCCTAAAGACGGCGGCCACTCCTTCTGCTCCGGCGGCGATCAGCGCATCCGCGGCCGCGACGGCTACCGGTACGCAGAGGGCGAAACCAAGGAAACCATTGACCCGGCCCGCGCCGGACGCCTCCACATTCTTGAGGTCCAGCGCCTCATGCGCACCATGCCCAAAGTGGTCATCGCCGTGGTCAACGGCTGGGCAGCCGGCGGCGGACACTCCCTCCACGTGGTCTCGGACCTCACCATCGCCTCCCGCGAACACGGCAAGTTCAAGCAGACTGACGCCACTGTGGGAAGCTTCGACGCCGGATACGGCTCGGCGCTGCTGGCCCGCCAGATCGGGCAGAAGAACGCCCGCGCAATCTTCTTCCTGGCCCGCGAATACTCCGCAGATGACATGGTCACCATGGGCGCCGTCAACGAGGCGGTAGCCCACCAGGATCTGGAAAACGTGGCCCTGGAATACGCGGCAGACATTGCCCGCCAATCCCCGCAGGCCATCCGCATGCTCAAATTCGCCTTCAATATGGCTGACGACGGCCTGGCAGGCCAGCAGGTCTTCGCCGGCGAGGCCACCCGCATGGCCTATATGACGGACGAGGCCGTGGAGGGCAAGGAAGCGTTCTTGGAAAAACGCGACCCCGACTGGTCTTCCTTCCCTTACTACTTCTAA
- a CDS encoding VOC family protein, which produces MSYSLQIVVDCHNPHVLADWWAETMGWQVEPSDEAFIRSMIAKGFATEEQTTLHNGVLVWSDGQAIIAGSDTNNGQPRILFQRSDQEKLGKNRIHWDVRLRDDDKMTVRTNLEARGATFLWEASQGPHSWFTMADPEGNEFCIS; this is translated from the coding sequence ATGAGCTACTCACTCCAAATAGTGGTTGATTGCCACAATCCGCATGTTCTTGCCGATTGGTGGGCAGAAACCATGGGCTGGCAGGTGGAACCCTCCGATGAGGCTTTCATCCGCTCCATGATCGCCAAGGGTTTCGCCACCGAGGAGCAAACCACGCTCCACAATGGGGTTTTAGTCTGGTCTGATGGGCAAGCAATCATTGCAGGCTCGGACACAAATAACGGGCAACCGCGCATCTTGTTCCAGCGCAGCGATCAGGAAAAGCTAGGCAAGAACCGCATTCATTGGGACGTCCGGCTCAGAGATGACGACAAAATGACGGTTCGCACGAACTTGGAAGCCCGCGGTGCCACATTCCTCTGGGAAGCCAGTCAAGGACCGCATTCGTGGTTCACCATGGCAGACCCCGAAGGCAACGAATTCTGCATCAGTTAG
- a CDS encoding DoxX family protein: MNNLALNTAARTILRIVVGFLFAAHGWQKYNEFTIVGTQGAFAQMGVPAADVIAPIIATLELVGGIALILGLATRPFAALLTLNMLGAIILVHASAGVFVEGGGYELVLLLGASALAVALVGPGKLSVDNALFGRSTSKLRVLA; this comes from the coding sequence ATGAACAACCTTGCCTTGAATACAGCCGCCCGAACCATCCTTCGCATTGTGGTTGGCTTCCTCTTCGCAGCCCACGGCTGGCAGAAGTACAACGAATTCACCATCGTCGGAACCCAGGGCGCATTTGCCCAGATGGGCGTCCCTGCCGCTGACGTGATCGCACCGATTATTGCAACACTGGAACTGGTGGGTGGCATCGCCCTGATCTTGGGTCTGGCAACGCGCCCGTTCGCAGCACTGCTGACACTAAACATGCTCGGCGCCATCATTCTGGTCCACGCCTCCGCGGGCGTATTCGTTGAAGGTGGCGGCTACGAGCTGGTACTGCTCTTGGGCGCATCAGCCCTGGCAGTTGCCTTGGTTGGCCCCGGCAAGCTGTCGGTGGACAATGCCCTGTTTGGCCGCTCCACGTCCAAGTTGCGCGTACTGGCATAA
- a CDS encoding GNAT family N-acetyltransferase, producing the protein MSQIAPVTLRGKYVTLEPLSLDHHDDLVAAASDGELWNLWYTTVPRPENMRANIETRLAAHEAGTEMSFTARHNDPVSGEPGKVMGLTSYYAIDLNVPRLAIGATWNALSAQGTGTNPDSKKLLLQYAFETLGCEVVEFHTHWMNTQSREAIARLGAKQDGILRAHRRLADGSLRDTVVFSILAAEWPQVRNGLDFRLAKKR; encoded by the coding sequence ATGAGCCAGATCGCACCCGTCACCCTCCGCGGTAAATATGTCACCCTCGAGCCACTGAGCCTGGACCATCACGATGACCTGGTTGCCGCGGCGTCCGACGGCGAACTGTGGAACCTTTGGTACACCACAGTGCCGCGTCCCGAGAACATGCGCGCAAACATTGAGACACGCTTGGCCGCGCATGAGGCTGGAACTGAGATGTCGTTCACTGCGCGGCACAATGATCCCGTATCGGGGGAGCCGGGCAAGGTGATGGGGTTGACCAGTTACTACGCCATCGACCTCAATGTTCCCCGGCTCGCAATTGGTGCAACGTGGAATGCACTCAGTGCGCAGGGCACGGGAACCAATCCGGACAGCAAAAAGCTCCTACTGCAGTACGCGTTTGAGACGCTTGGCTGCGAGGTCGTTGAATTTCACACGCATTGGATGAATACCCAATCGCGGGAGGCTATTGCCCGCCTCGGCGCCAAACAGGACGGCATCTTGCGAGCTCACAGACGTCTGGCGGACGGATCACTGCGAGACACTGTGGTCTTCTCCATCCTGGCCGCCGAATGGCCGCAAGTCCGGAACGGGCTCGACTTCCGCCTCGCCAAAAAGCGCTGA
- a CDS encoding tyrosine-protein phosphatase: MESFDPAAAQWDGAVNARHLAGDIYRMGRSEWLTERGWQQLSDDGVRTVIDLRNPSERKRRPTDPVVSEAAMVGFDVVHSPTEDPDDPMYQELFHPYMNHPRLYADIVRLFPLQVARVFKELAVAQGKVVIHCSAGRDRTGLIATLLLTLLGQEERAVPQDELAARGINEWHRVSPVKHPYERHLEELELADVVRGRGQALQAFAETMDVRNFLLDNGVSAAEIDAVIARSRSS; this comes from the coding sequence ATGGAGTCCTTCGATCCAGCCGCCGCGCAGTGGGACGGCGCCGTCAACGCTCGCCATCTCGCCGGCGACATCTACCGGATGGGTCGCAGCGAGTGGCTCACCGAACGTGGCTGGCAACAGCTCAGCGACGACGGCGTGCGCACCGTCATCGATCTGCGGAACCCTAGCGAGCGCAAGCGCAGGCCTACCGACCCGGTGGTGAGTGAGGCGGCGATGGTGGGGTTCGACGTCGTACATTCACCCACGGAAGACCCAGACGATCCTATGTATCAGGAACTGTTCCACCCCTACATGAACCATCCGCGGCTCTATGCGGACATTGTGCGACTTTTCCCCCTGCAGGTGGCTAGAGTCTTCAAGGAATTGGCGGTGGCACAGGGGAAAGTGGTGATCCACTGTTCGGCCGGGCGGGATCGGACCGGGCTGATTGCCACGTTGCTGCTGACGTTGCTCGGGCAGGAGGAGCGGGCCGTGCCCCAGGATGAACTGGCGGCGCGCGGCATCAACGAATGGCACCGAGTCTCGCCCGTGAAGCACCCCTATGAGCGGCATCTTGAGGAGCTGGAGCTGGCGGACGTGGTGAGGGGGCGTGGCCAAGCGTTGCAAGCATTCGCCGAAACCATGGATGTGCGGAATTTCCTGCTGGACAATGGGGTCAGCGCAGCCGAGATCGACGCCGTGATCGCGCGGAGCCGCTCGTCATGA
- a CDS encoding peptidylprolyl isomerase produces MHKPQATKSAASNSKKMRFLVIALIVAMVAVIGGGTVMGLMMGDSSDAETSAAAAAPAPAAAQNREWTGTLEFNGAEMNVRLFGDKAPQAVASFLHLAEKDFFAGTKCHRLTTGGFDILQCGDPTGTGTGGPGYEFGPIENAPTDNVYPRGTLAMARTSDPNSNGSQFFIVYGDTSIGRDAAGGYTVFGEITGGLDAVEKVAGQGTSDGGQDGPPAAPAVLGAARFQ; encoded by the coding sequence ATGCATAAACCCCAAGCCACAAAATCTGCCGCCAGCAACTCCAAGAAGATGAGATTTCTTGTGATCGCATTGATCGTTGCGATGGTCGCGGTTATTGGCGGAGGCACAGTGATGGGGCTGATGATGGGGGACAGCAGCGACGCGGAGACGTCGGCTGCCGCGGCTGCGCCGGCTCCTGCCGCGGCACAGAACCGTGAATGGACCGGCACGCTGGAGTTCAACGGGGCCGAGATGAACGTGAGACTCTTTGGCGATAAGGCCCCGCAGGCAGTGGCATCGTTCCTGCACCTGGCGGAGAAGGACTTCTTTGCCGGAACCAAGTGCCACCGACTCACCACGGGCGGCTTCGACATCCTCCAGTGCGGCGATCCCACGGGCACCGGCACGGGCGGTCCGGGCTACGAGTTTGGCCCCATTGAAAATGCGCCGACTGACAATGTCTACCCGCGCGGCACGCTCGCCATGGCGCGTACGAGTGACCCGAATAGCAACGGCAGCCAGTTCTTCATTGTTTACGGCGACACGAGCATTGGGCGGGACGCGGCTGGCGGCTACACCGTCTTCGGCGAGATTACCGGTGGCCTTGACGCAGTGGAAAAGGTTGCCGGGCAGGGAACTTCCGACGGCGGCCAGGACGGACCGCCTGCAGCTCCCGCCGTTCTGGGTGCTGCGCGCTTCCAGTAG
- a CDS encoding GtrA family protein produces the protein MNSTEKIMNLVASLWREVLKFGAVGGLGWFIDNGFYILLWHGPMSESTIKARVVSTVIATIFAWFANRYWTFRHRRSERVWKEFSLFLGMNVLGLGIVLACQIISRYVLGFTSFTADFIAGGVIGLILGTIFRFLAYRYFVFNEELSSKLQPVSAASTPERTSLVGAGLPS, from the coding sequence ATGAACAGCACCGAGAAGATCATGAATCTGGTGGCTTCGCTCTGGCGCGAAGTACTGAAGTTTGGCGCCGTGGGCGGCCTAGGCTGGTTTATCGACAACGGTTTCTACATTCTTCTGTGGCACGGCCCCATGTCTGAGAGCACCATCAAGGCCCGCGTCGTTTCCACCGTGATTGCCACGATCTTCGCCTGGTTCGCCAACCGCTACTGGACCTTTCGCCACCGCCGATCGGAGCGCGTTTGGAAAGAGTTCTCCCTCTTCCTGGGCATGAACGTGTTGGGTCTAGGCATTGTGCTGGCCTGCCAGATCATCTCCCGCTATGTTTTGGGATTTACCTCTTTCACCGCGGACTTCATTGCCGGTGGCGTGATCGGCCTGATCCTTGGCACCATCTTCCGGTTCCTCGCCTACAGATACTTCGTGTTCAATGAGGAACTCTCCAGCAAGCTCCAGCCCGTCTCGGCGGCATCAACCCCAGAGCGCACCTCGCTGGTAGGGGCCGGTCTACCCAGCTAA
- the secA2 gene encoding accessory Sec system translocase SecA2: protein MRLPQKFKNWLFNAPGVADTATHSGLVARAEARAAALTEEQAGDLLQQLPDSATWGDAELENYLAVAKVFVQNSLGMALFDTQLLAAATMVRGIVVELDTGEGKTMVGALVAGAHALRGRRVHVLTVNDYLAQRDAAWMKPFFEQLGVEVASVTEAMEPQNRRQAYEADIVYVSVNELGFDVLRDRTCTEPEQTTLQPFDVCIVDEIDSVLVDEATLPLVLAGRARSELQSVDVADFVKALRPGVDFTVELDKRNVSLTDAGLAEVEVRWPGVELYSTAGTPLFSSINTALHAQVLLHRDVDYIVRDGKAEIVSDSRGRVAALQRWPDGLQAAVETKEGLHTTEQGEVLDQLLVRDLIKSFATVTGMSGTAVAVAEYLRTHYELDAGRVDSHTPCIRADRAEKIYATAAQRDAAVVEAVKVAHATGQPVLLGTHDVATSERFVQLLEVAGIECQVLNARNDSLEAQVIAQAGRRGSVTVSTQMAGRGTDILLGGSPADPAEHAEVAALGGLLVIIVARFYSPRLDAQLRGRAGRQGDPGASIIFSSMEDPAANGQEAHGLELTNTVAQEADGDGLVTRPGVSALLDKAQRLAEAERFTTQQNSWKYNELIAYQRRVVMADRETFLNDRDAALYALAERAYGDSASADSTADGGGDRLEQLRSALGETELARLCRAVMLFELDAQWSDHLAQLSEQRAAIHLRALGRQNPLDEFRRETIRTFEGFLEDARAHALETVESLEVIDGHVDLDAAGIRSGSATWTYVVDENPFGNQTDQIVKWLLKKMGK from the coding sequence TTGCGTCTCCCCCAGAAATTCAAGAACTGGCTCTTCAACGCCCCCGGGGTCGCGGATACGGCAACACACAGCGGGCTGGTTGCCCGCGCCGAAGCTCGGGCTGCCGCCTTGACTGAGGAGCAAGCCGGGGATCTCCTGCAACAGCTCCCCGACAGCGCCACATGGGGCGATGCTGAGCTGGAAAACTACCTCGCCGTTGCCAAGGTTTTCGTCCAGAACAGCCTCGGCATGGCACTTTTTGACACGCAATTGCTTGCAGCCGCCACCATGGTGCGCGGCATCGTGGTGGAATTGGACACCGGTGAAGGCAAAACTATGGTGGGTGCCCTGGTTGCCGGCGCGCATGCGCTACGCGGGCGCCGCGTGCACGTCCTGACGGTCAATGACTACCTGGCTCAGCGCGATGCCGCCTGGATGAAGCCCTTCTTCGAGCAACTTGGCGTGGAAGTGGCCTCGGTGACCGAAGCCATGGAACCGCAGAACCGCCGGCAGGCCTATGAAGCTGACATTGTGTACGTCTCTGTCAACGAGCTGGGCTTCGATGTACTGCGCGACCGCACGTGCACCGAACCGGAGCAAACCACCTTGCAGCCTTTTGATGTGTGCATTGTGGATGAGATCGACTCCGTTCTGGTGGATGAGGCCACCCTTCCGCTGGTTTTGGCGGGCCGAGCGCGCAGCGAGCTGCAATCCGTGGATGTGGCGGACTTCGTCAAGGCGCTACGCCCCGGCGTCGACTTCACCGTTGAACTGGACAAGCGGAACGTTTCACTCACCGATGCGGGGCTGGCCGAAGTGGAGGTGAGGTGGCCCGGCGTCGAACTTTATTCGACGGCGGGGACCCCGTTGTTCTCTTCCATCAACACGGCTCTGCACGCCCAGGTCTTGCTGCATCGCGACGTTGACTACATTGTGCGTGACGGAAAAGCTGAGATTGTCTCCGATTCCCGCGGCCGGGTGGCTGCGTTGCAGCGCTGGCCCGATGGCTTGCAGGCGGCCGTGGAAACCAAGGAAGGGTTACACACAACCGAGCAGGGAGAGGTTCTGGACCAGCTGTTGGTGCGGGATCTCATCAAAAGTTTTGCCACCGTCACGGGCATGAGCGGGACCGCCGTGGCCGTTGCGGAATACCTGCGCACGCATTACGAGCTCGACGCCGGCCGCGTGGACTCCCATACGCCGTGCATCCGTGCGGACCGGGCGGAGAAGATTTACGCCACGGCTGCCCAACGTGATGCCGCCGTGGTTGAGGCAGTGAAAGTTGCTCACGCCACGGGCCAGCCGGTGCTGCTGGGCACCCATGACGTGGCGACATCCGAGCGTTTTGTGCAGCTTCTGGAGGTTGCGGGCATCGAATGCCAAGTCCTCAACGCCCGCAATGACAGCCTCGAAGCGCAGGTCATTGCCCAGGCCGGGCGCCGGGGGAGCGTCACTGTCTCTACGCAGATGGCGGGCCGTGGCACCGACATTCTTTTGGGCGGGAGTCCTGCAGACCCTGCCGAGCACGCCGAGGTGGCCGCGCTGGGCGGGCTGCTGGTCATTATTGTGGCCCGCTTTTATTCGCCGCGTCTAGATGCACAGCTACGGGGCCGGGCCGGACGGCAGGGCGATCCGGGTGCCAGTATCATCTTCTCCAGCATGGAAGACCCGGCCGCTAACGGGCAAGAAGCGCACGGCCTGGAACTCACCAATACGGTGGCCCAGGAAGCGGACGGGGACGGGCTGGTCACCCGGCCAGGCGTGTCCGCGCTCCTGGACAAGGCGCAACGGCTCGCCGAGGCCGAACGCTTCACCACACAGCAAAACTCGTGGAAGTACAACGAGCTGATCGCCTATCAGCGCAGGGTGGTGATGGCGGACCGTGAGACGTTCCTCAACGACAGGGATGCGGCGCTTTACGCGTTGGCGGAACGTGCCTACGGTGACAGTGCCAGTGCTGACTCCACTGCTGACGGCGGCGGTGACCGTCTGGAACAACTGCGCAGCGCACTCGGTGAAACGGAGCTGGCTCGCCTGTGCAGGGCCGTCATGCTTTTTGAACTCGATGCGCAATGGAGTGACCACTTGGCGCAGCTCTCGGAGCAACGGGCCGCCATCCACTTGCGCGCGCTGGGCAGGCAGAACCCGTTGGATGAATTCCGCCGCGAGACCATCAGGACTTTTGAAGGCTTTCTCGAAGACGCCCGCGCACATGCTCTAGAAACTGTGGAATCCCTAGAGGTCATTGACGGCCATGTAGACCTCGATGCAGCAGGCATTCGCAGCGGATCCGCCACATGGACCTACGTTGTCGATGAGAATCCGTTTGGAAACCAAACGGACCAGATTGTGAAATGGCTCCTGAAAAAGATGGGGAAATAG
- a CDS encoding dihydrofolate reductase family protein encodes MGKLIYAAITSLDGYIEDRDGGFAWAMPDDEVHSCINHLQEDIGTFLLGRRMFQTLQVWEEFYGKTDLIKVMRDYATLWHGTDKVVFSKTLDEVSTSRTRIERVFDPEAIRRMKADADHDLSVGGAELGATALRAGLVDEIHLFISPVMVGGGKAALPEIKETRLDLLGQQHFGNGVVHLHYAVRNG; translated from the coding sequence ATGGGCAAGCTGATTTACGCGGCCATCACATCACTTGATGGCTACATCGAGGACAGAGACGGCGGGTTCGCTTGGGCTATGCCGGACGATGAGGTCCACAGTTGCATCAACCATCTGCAAGAGGATATAGGCACGTTCTTGTTGGGGCGGCGCATGTTCCAAACCTTGCAAGTGTGGGAAGAGTTCTACGGGAAAACCGATCTCATCAAGGTCATGCGGGATTACGCCACGCTGTGGCACGGCACGGACAAAGTGGTGTTCTCCAAAACCCTCGATGAGGTGTCCACCTCCCGGACCAGGATCGAGCGTGTTTTTGATCCTGAGGCCATCCGCCGCATGAAAGCGGACGCCGACCATGACCTCTCCGTGGGTGGTGCCGAACTGGGCGCCACAGCGTTGCGCGCCGGGCTGGTCGATGAAATCCATCTCTTCATCTCCCCGGTCATGGTGGGCGGAGGGAAAGCGGCTCTTCCCGAGATCAAGGAAACCCGGCTGGACCTGCTGGGACAACAACACTTTGGCAACGGCGTCGTCCATCTGCATTACGCCGTCAGGAACGGCTAG